A genomic window from Dermacentor silvarum isolate Dsil-2018 chromosome 9, BIME_Dsil_1.4, whole genome shotgun sequence includes:
- the LOC119464092 gene encoding uncharacterized protein LOC119464092 isoform X2, giving the protein MTFAIVAVLLGSLGGGGNEGPVQYHPMFRCDNNHTAEIARLTTKDAIVGSTMKAKIKLRVYDAILKDLKLRTALFTPEGHIVPCIDGFGSCVYDLCKENKNTTRLLGNGTKPENTAKCPIPPGTYYRTLEFKLSPKLNKHIGNGELLGTMRLESGTKVVACHAHFMVLYPTKPKVKEWY; this is encoded by the exons ATGACCTTCGCCATCGTTGCAGTACTGCTGGGCTCCCTCGGCGGCGGTGGAAACGAAGGCCCCGTGCAGTACCATCCTATGTTCAGATGTGACA ATAATCACACAGCCGAGATAGCACGCCTGACAACAAAAGATGCCATAGTAGGCTCAACTATGAAGGCCAAGATAAAGCTGCGCGTCTACGATGCGATCCTCAAGGACCTGAAGCTGAGGACTGCCTTGTTCACTCCAGAAGGCCACATCGTGCCATGCATTGACGGGTTCGGAAGCTG CGTGTACGACCTCTGCAAGGAGAACAAGAACACGACGAGGCTTTTGGGTAACGGAACAAAGCCAGAGAACACTGCCAAGTGTCCCATCCCCCCGGGTACCTACTACCGCACGCTGGAGTTCAAGCTCTCGCCGAAGCTGAACAAACACATTGGG AACGGTGAACTTCTCGGGACTATGCGGCTTGAGAGCGGAACCAAGGTGGTCGCGTGCCACGCccatttcatggtgctctaccCAACGAAGCCAAAGGTGAAGGAATGGTACTAG